The DNA sequence CCTCTTCGACCGCTACTGGCAGGCGAAGGGTTCTCGCGAGGGCGCGGGGCTGGGGCTGCCCATCGCCAAGGGCATCGTCGAGGCCCATGGCGGGCGCATCCAGGTGGAGAGCCAGCCCGGCCGGGGCAGCACCTTCTCCTTCACCCTGCCGGTGTACGAGGCGCCACCAGCGCCGTGAGGACGTGGTCGCGCCAGCGGTCCTGGATGAGGACGAGCTCGCGCGCCAGGCCCTCGACGCTGAAGCCGAGGCGGCGCAGCACGGCGGCGCTGCGGTGGTTCTCCGGCAGGTGGTTGGCCTGGATGCGGTGCAGGCCCATGGGCCCGAAGGCGTAGTCGCACACGGCGCGCACCGCCTCGGTCATCAATCCCTGGCCCTGGTGGCCCAGGTCGAGCCCGAAGCCCATCTCGCAGGACTGGAGGGGGCCGCGGCGGATGTCCGTGAGGGACACGCTGCCGATGACGGGCGCGGCGGTGAGGGGCGCATCGCGTGACAGGAGGAAGAGGCGCAGGGCGAGACCCCGCCGCCAGTCCTCGGCGTCCTGGGCCAGCCGTGAGCGCCACCAGGTATGGGTGAAGAAGTTGTCGGGACGCGCGGGCGAGACGGGGCCGAGGTGCTCGCGGTTGGCCTCGTGGTAGGCCAGCACGCGCGCGGCGGCGTCCGGTGGCAGCATGGCCAGGTTCAGACGCCGGGTGGTGAGCAGGACGGGCGGGTTGTCCAGGGGCATGAGGGTGTCCGGAGGGTAGCGCGGACCGGGGGCTCGCGTGTGCGCCGTGAAGCCGGGCTCGACAGGCCGCGAGCGCTCGCGTTGACTGGTGGAGGTTGGAGCCCCGGAATTGGATTGGAGAGCGTTCATGCGCCTGCACCTCGTCGACGGTACCTATGAGCTCTACCGCGCCCACTTCTCCCCCCGGCCCGGGCACTCCTCGCCCGATGGCCGGGACGTGAAGGCCACCGTGGGGCTCGTCTCCTCGATGCTCGCGCTGCTGCATGACGCCGGGGAGGCGGTGACCCATGTGGCGCTCGCCTTCGACAACCCCATCCGCTCGTTCCGCAATGACCTCTTCGCCGGCTACAAGTCCGACGAGGGCGTCCCCCCCGAGCTGCACGCGCAGTTCGACCTGGCCGAGGAGGCCGCGCGGGCGCTCGGGCTCACCGTGTGGTCCATGAAGGACTTCGAGGCGGATGACGCCCTCGCCACCGCCTCCGCTCGCTGGGCCGGACGGGTGGAGCAGGTGCGGCTGCTCACCCCGGACAAGGACCTGGGGCAGTGCGTGCGTGGCCACAAGGTGGTCCAGGTGGACCGCAAGCAGCAGAAGGAGCTGGACGAGGACGCGGTGCGGGCGAAGCTCGGTGTGCCCCCGGCGAGCGTGCCGGACCTGCTGGCGCTCGTGGGGGATGACGCGGACGGCATCCCCGGGCTGCCCGGCTTCGGAGAGAAGGGCGCTTCGGCATTGCTCTGCGCCTACGGCCACCTGGAGGCGATTCCCCCCGACGCCGCCTCGTGGACCGTTCGCCCGAGGGGCGCGGAGAAGCTCGCCGCCACCCTGCGCGAGCACCGCCAGGACGCGCTGCTGTACCGCAAGCTCGCCACCCTCGTGACGGACGCGCCCCTCGCCGAGTCCCTGGAGGACCTCGCCTGGGCCGGTGTTCCCCGGGCTCGCTTCCTGTCCCTGTGCGACTCGCTGGGGCTCACCACCCTGAAGACCCGCCCCAAGCGCTGGGCTCCGGATGCCTCCTGAGGTTTCCCGGCCCACTCGGCGGTTGCATGGCGCCCAGAAATGGCGCACATGGCCAGTGGGTT is a window from the Archangium lipolyticum genome containing:
- a CDS encoding GNAT family N-acetyltransferase codes for the protein MPLDNPPVLLTTRRLNLAMLPPDAAARVLAYHEANREHLGPVSPARPDNFFTHTWWRSRLAQDAEDWRRGLALRLFLLSRDAPLTAAPVIGSVSLTDIRRGPLQSCEMGFGLDLGHQGQGLMTEAVRAVCDYAFGPMGLHRIQANHLPENHRSAAVLRRLGFSVEGLARELVLIQDRWRDHVLTALVAPRTPAG
- a CDS encoding 5'-3' exonuclease, whose translation is MRLHLVDGTYELYRAHFSPRPGHSSPDGRDVKATVGLVSSMLALLHDAGEAVTHVALAFDNPIRSFRNDLFAGYKSDEGVPPELHAQFDLAEEAARALGLTVWSMKDFEADDALATASARWAGRVEQVRLLTPDKDLGQCVRGHKVVQVDRKQQKELDEDAVRAKLGVPPASVPDLLALVGDDADGIPGLPGFGEKGASALLCAYGHLEAIPPDAASWTVRPRGAEKLAATLREHRQDALLYRKLATLVTDAPLAESLEDLAWAGVPRARFLSLCDSLGLTTLKTRPKRWAPDAS